From Marivirga harenae, one genomic window encodes:
- the metG gene encoding methionine--tRNA ligase, producing the protein MQKLNNRYTITAALPYANGPLHIGHIAGAYLPADIFVRYLRLRKKEVAFMCGSDEHGAAITIRAKKEGVTPNAIIDKYHELNKSTFEKFGIAFDMYHRTSDPSHHELSQEFFMNLYEKGEFVERESEQYYDEEFNQFLADRYITGKCPKCGNEGAYGDQCEKCGSSLNPTDLINPVSTLSGKTPVLRKTTHWFLPLDKYQEWMEKWLVEGKKGKWKSNVYGQCSSWLNQGLQARAMTRDLDWGVDVPLKGAEGKKLYVWLDAPIGYISATKQWAKDTGNDWEKFWKKQADPKDDSTLIHFIGKDNIVFHCIIFPVILHAHGDYILPENVPANEFLNLEGDKLSTSRNWAVWLHEYLKDFPGQEDVLRYALAATLPETKDSEFTWKDFQTRNNSELVAIFGNFINRAVVLTHKYYDGKVPARGEWFDYDQEILDELKGYPELIEEKIVNYRFREALAAMMEFARLGNKYLAETEPWKLQKENPERVKTIMNLALQIAANLSIVCEPFLPFTATKLRNMLNIEAYEWDLAGSADLLEAGHQINKAELLFEKIEDKTVEEQVNKLEEAKKANAGGSPDVEPMKEEIKFDDFLKMDMRVGTVLTAEKVKKSNKLLKLTIDTGLDKRTILSGIAKHFKAEEVVGKQVTVLVNLAPRPMMGEVSEGMVLMAEDSEGNLQFVQPGDKVNPGSTIS; encoded by the coding sequence ATGCAAAAATTGAATAATAGATATACCATAACCGCGGCATTACCTTATGCCAATGGACCTTTACATATTGGACATATAGCAGGCGCCTATTTGCCTGCGGATATTTTCGTACGCTATCTTAGGTTGCGTAAAAAAGAAGTGGCCTTCATGTGTGGAAGTGATGAGCACGGTGCTGCTATCACTATTCGCGCTAAAAAAGAAGGCGTCACGCCTAACGCCATTATTGATAAATATCATGAGCTGAATAAAAGCACTTTCGAAAAATTCGGAATTGCTTTTGATATGTATCACCGTACCTCAGATCCTTCTCACCATGAGCTTTCACAGGAATTCTTTATGAACTTATACGAAAAAGGTGAGTTCGTAGAGCGTGAAAGTGAGCAATACTATGATGAAGAATTTAATCAATTTCTGGCTGATCGATACATCACTGGAAAATGCCCTAAATGTGGTAATGAAGGAGCTTACGGTGACCAATGTGAAAAATGCGGAAGTTCTTTAAACCCAACTGATTTGATTAACCCCGTTTCAACCTTGAGCGGAAAAACACCTGTTTTAAGGAAAACTACTCACTGGTTTCTGCCATTAGATAAATATCAGGAATGGATGGAAAAATGGTTGGTTGAAGGCAAAAAGGGCAAGTGGAAATCAAATGTTTATGGTCAATGCAGTTCATGGCTCAACCAAGGATTACAAGCTAGAGCGATGACCCGAGATTTAGACTGGGGCGTTGACGTGCCGCTAAAAGGCGCTGAAGGAAAGAAACTATATGTATGGCTAGATGCCCCAATTGGTTATATTTCTGCTACCAAACAGTGGGCAAAAGATACCGGAAATGATTGGGAGAAATTTTGGAAAAAACAAGCTGATCCAAAAGATGATAGCACATTAATCCATTTTATAGGCAAAGACAATATTGTATTTCATTGTATTATTTTTCCAGTGATTTTGCATGCGCACGGTGATTATATTTTGCCAGAAAATGTGCCCGCAAATGAGTTTTTGAATCTTGAGGGAGATAAATTATCGACCAGCAGGAACTGGGCCGTTTGGTTGCATGAGTACCTCAAAGATTTCCCTGGACAGGAAGATGTATTACGATATGCATTAGCTGCTACTCTCCCTGAAACAAAAGACAGTGAATTCACCTGGAAGGATTTTCAAACTCGCAATAACAGTGAGTTAGTCGCTATTTTCGGTAATTTCATTAACAGAGCCGTTGTGCTGACACATAAGTATTATGATGGAAAAGTGCCAGCAAGAGGAGAATGGTTTGATTATGATCAAGAAATTCTGGATGAATTGAAGGGTTATCCTGAGCTCATAGAAGAAAAGATTGTCAACTATAGATTCCGTGAAGCTTTAGCTGCTATGATGGAGTTTGCGCGCTTAGGAAACAAATATCTGGCAGAAACAGAACCTTGGAAACTACAGAAAGAGAATCCTGAAAGAGTGAAAACCATTATGAATTTGGCTTTACAGATTGCAGCTAATTTAAGCATTGTTTGTGAGCCGTTCTTACCATTCACTGCTACCAAGCTTAGAAATATGCTCAATATTGAGGCTTATGAATGGGATTTGGCAGGAAGTGCAGATTTGTTAGAAGCCGGTCATCAGATCAACAAAGCAGAGTTATTATTTGAAAAAATAGAAGATAAAACAGTGGAAGAACAAGTCAATAAATTAGAAGAAGCCAAGAAAGCAAATGCTGGCGGAAGCCCTGATGTGGAACCTATGAAGGAGGAAATCAAGTTCGATGATTTCTTGAAAATGGATATGCGCGTTGGAACCGTTTTGACTGCTGAAAAAGTTAAAAAATCGAACAAACTTTTAAAACTTACTATCGATACTGGTTTGGACAAACGCACTATTTTGAGTGGCATTGCAAAACACTTCAAAGCAGAAGAAGTGGTAGGAAAGCAAGTAACCGTATTGGTGAACCTAGCGCCTCGACCTATGATGGGTGAAGTATCAGAAGGTATGGTTTTGATGGCAGAAGATTCGGAGGGAAATTTGCAGTTTGTGCAGCCGGGGGATAAAGTGAATCCAGGGAGTACAATTTCGTAA
- a CDS encoding phosphoadenylyl-sulfate reductase yields the protein MVLKELEKRIKAYQEEGKKYFTTSSFQSHSLVLLHMLSKIDSSIPVYFINTGYHFPDTVAFRDKIMSDFGLTNLVDLKPLTPKNMQRDASGKMFFTSDPDYCCYLNKTQPMDAVLMQNDIWINGVRADQSKTRSAMKVEQAAPHGSTRLHPMLEWNSKMIHDYRKEHQLPDHPLEAQGYFSIGCEPCTRKFDLDMQERESRWYGMNKTECGLHTDLA from the coding sequence ATGGTATTAAAGGAATTAGAGAAAAGGATCAAAGCTTATCAGGAAGAGGGTAAAAAATATTTTACCACCTCTTCCTTTCAATCACATAGTTTAGTGCTTCTACATATGCTGAGTAAGATTGATTCTAGTATTCCTGTATACTTTATCAATACTGGTTATCATTTTCCAGACACAGTGGCTTTTCGAGATAAAATCATGAGTGACTTTGGCTTGACTAATTTAGTCGACTTAAAACCTCTCACACCTAAAAACATGCAACGTGATGCTAGTGGAAAAATGTTCTTTACCTCTGATCCTGATTATTGCTGCTATCTCAATAAAACTCAGCCCATGGATGCAGTATTGATGCAAAATGACATTTGGATCAATGGGGTTCGTGCAGATCAAAGCAAAACTCGTTCCGCCATGAAAGTAGAACAAGCAGCTCCACATGGTTCAACGCGACTCCACCCCATGCTAGAATGGAATTCTAAAATGATTCATGATTACCGCAAGGAACATCAATTGCCAGACCACCCTTTAGAAGCACAAGGTTACTTTAGTATCGGCTGTGAGCCTTGCACTCGAAAATTTGATTTGGATATGCAAGAAAGAGAAAGCCGTTGGTACGGGATGAATAAAACTGAATGCGGATTGCATACTGATTTAGCATAA
- a CDS encoding sensor histidine kinase, with amino-acid sequence MWKRKLIFLITTIFAMQYPMLGQKALFDLRDKDLNSEIVLLQDEWQFEYGKLLSAEEMQGSTSPFYSEIPHTWTGMEFKDETLPSTGYATYYARIIVDEKLNDLAINCKVVSTNYKLFINGQEMVEVGKVGASEETADPNYRSTIISLPEDQDTIDLVFHISNFHYRKGGMSRPAEIASKNLLLENRGQNISLSFFLIGSIFFMGLYHLGSNLFRTRNKMNTYFALVCLFTILRTLSVNEYLLIEYLNFPWWLSVRIELTSFYLILAFTVRFIYHLFPEYIPKFFAHIPYYIGISAAIITLFTPILFNSNLVPIMQLVTVITGVGILYFLFKASIKRNREVLVALVGFILLFAVTVLDILIHRSHIVGEMIFALGIFFYLFSHVVILANRQNQTYIKNQDLSLALQQSNQRLEKTVEARTKELNERNKELEKNNLELKQTHDERNGLIHVLAHDLKSPLNNNKGLIQLIKMPDNLNDQQKDYLKKLEKSNEQGVQLIEDLLHLYRIESKQLPEVEAINIQNYFNDIIQKHEDTASLKKIKIEKEIRTNQTYFNTDTDKLQRIMDNLISNALKFSYEDCSIYIKVEKEGSQLKIEVRDEGMGIMEEEQDKIFQKFQKMSNKPTAGESSSGLGLSIVKTLVEQLKGTIEFESKPGKGTSFRVMLPVLTLK; translated from the coding sequence ATGTGGAAACGGAAACTCATCTTTTTAATCACTACTATTTTTGCCATGCAATACCCTATGCTTGGTCAAAAAGCTTTATTTGATTTGAGGGATAAAGATTTAAATTCAGAAATAGTATTACTTCAAGACGAATGGCAATTTGAATACGGTAAATTGCTTAGCGCTGAGGAAATGCAAGGATCAACATCCCCCTTCTATTCAGAAATTCCTCATACTTGGACAGGAATGGAGTTTAAGGATGAAACCCTTCCATCAACAGGTTATGCCACCTATTACGCTCGAATTATTGTAGATGAAAAATTGAACGACTTAGCAATAAATTGTAAAGTAGTAAGTACAAACTATAAGCTATTTATCAACGGTCAAGAGATGGTCGAAGTGGGTAAAGTGGGGGCCTCAGAAGAAACGGCCGATCCCAATTACCGCAGCACCATTATTTCTCTCCCTGAAGATCAGGATACGATAGATCTCGTATTTCACATTTCAAATTTCCATTATCGGAAGGGGGGTATGTCAAGACCAGCAGAAATTGCTAGCAAAAATTTACTTCTCGAAAATAGAGGACAAAATATATCATTATCATTTTTCCTGATCGGATCAATTTTCTTTATGGGTCTTTATCACTTAGGTTCCAACCTATTTCGAACAAGAAACAAAATGAACACCTACTTCGCTTTAGTATGTCTATTCACGATTTTAAGAACCTTAAGTGTTAATGAATATTTACTAATTGAATATTTGAATTTCCCTTGGTGGTTAAGCGTAAGGATTGAATTAACAAGTTTCTATCTGATTCTCGCTTTTACAGTACGCTTCATCTATCACCTATTTCCTGAATACATTCCAAAATTCTTCGCACATATCCCCTATTATATAGGGATATCAGCTGCCATTATCACCCTTTTCACTCCTATTTTATTCAATTCCAATTTAGTCCCTATAATGCAGTTGGTGACGGTTATCACCGGAGTAGGAATACTGTACTTTCTCTTCAAAGCAAGTATAAAAAGAAACCGTGAAGTGCTTGTTGCCTTAGTGGGCTTTATTTTACTTTTCGCAGTGACGGTTCTTGATATATTAATACATCGCTCTCATATTGTCGGTGAAATGATATTTGCACTAGGAATCTTCTTTTATTTATTCAGTCATGTCGTCATATTAGCAAATCGACAAAATCAAACCTATATCAAAAATCAGGATTTGAGTTTGGCCCTCCAACAGTCAAATCAGCGCTTAGAAAAAACGGTTGAAGCAAGAACCAAAGAATTAAATGAACGAAACAAAGAGCTGGAGAAAAATAACCTAGAATTAAAACAAACCCATGATGAAAGAAACGGCTTAATACACGTTTTAGCGCATGACCTAAAATCACCGCTGAACAATAATAAGGGACTAATTCAGTTAATCAAAATGCCTGACAACCTGAATGATCAGCAAAAAGACTATTTAAAAAAGCTAGAGAAATCAAACGAACAAGGTGTTCAATTGATTGAAGATTTATTGCATCTGTATAGGATTGAATCAAAACAATTACCGGAAGTTGAAGCCATCAATATTCAAAATTATTTTAATGATATCATTCAAAAGCATGAAGATACTGCCAGCCTGAAAAAAATTAAAATTGAAAAAGAGATCAGAACAAATCAAACTTACTTCAATACCGATACAGACAAATTGCAGCGCATTATGGATAATCTCATCTCTAATGCTTTAAAATTCTCCTATGAAGATTGTTCGATCTATATTAAAGTTGAAAAAGAAGGGAGCCAACTCAAAATTGAAGTAAGGGATGAAGGAATGGGGATAATGGAGGAAGAACAGGATAAAATCTTCCAGAAATTCCAGAAAATGAGCAATAAACCCACTGCTGGGGAAAGTTCTTCTGGTTTGGGCTTATCCATAGTAAAAACCTTAGTAGAGCAATTAAAAGGTACTATAGAGTTTGAAAGTAAGCCAGGAAAAGGAACTAGTTTTAGGGTGATGCTACCAGTGCTGACACTAAAGTAA
- a CDS encoding NAD-dependent epimerase/dehydratase family protein has protein sequence MKKILITGGAGYIGSALIEKLLPLQEVEQILIYDNLSRNNYHFFLGNKLPNQEKINFIQGELLDTRKLKKALKGIDTVIHLAAKVTTPFADADPHYFEQSNHWGTAELVYAVEDSNVEHFVFASSVSVFGSSKEIINEEHQPNPRTIYGISKLRGEEHVARLLDKLNTQILRLGNVYGYANAVRFDAVINRFMFDANFNKRIAIHGDGKQHRPFIPIQKVSEILKQVAIKNDIPSGFYNLVDKNLEVLDIVDALKAIHPDLEFTFINQHLKLRELLVNPETTLQKYIDFPKGNSSLKDDLLLFKEHLRF, from the coding sequence ATGAAGAAAATATTGATTACTGGAGGAGCCGGCTATATTGGTTCAGCATTGATTGAAAAACTTTTGCCTTTGCAAGAAGTAGAGCAGATCCTGATTTATGATAATTTATCTCGAAATAATTATCACTTCTTTTTAGGAAACAAACTCCCCAATCAAGAAAAAATCAATTTTATTCAAGGCGAATTATTAGACACAAGAAAGCTTAAAAAAGCTTTAAAGGGAATTGATACCGTTATACACTTGGCAGCAAAGGTAACTACACCATTTGCTGATGCCGATCCGCACTATTTTGAGCAGAGCAATCATTGGGGTACAGCAGAATTGGTTTATGCGGTAGAAGATTCGAATGTTGAACATTTTGTATTTGCCAGTAGTGTTTCGGTTTTCGGATCATCAAAGGAAATAATCAATGAAGAACATCAACCCAATCCCAGAACTATTTATGGGATCTCTAAACTTAGAGGAGAAGAGCATGTAGCACGTTTACTAGACAAGCTTAATACTCAAATTTTAAGATTGGGTAATGTTTATGGCTATGCCAATGCGGTTCGGTTTGATGCCGTCATTAACCGTTTTATGTTCGATGCTAATTTCAATAAACGTATCGCCATCCATGGAGATGGGAAACAGCACCGCCCGTTTATCCCTATTCAAAAAGTATCAGAGATTTTAAAGCAGGTTGCTATCAAAAATGATATCCCTTCAGGCTTTTACAATCTGGTAGATAAAAATTTAGAAGTGTTGGATATAGTAGATGCACTTAAAGCTATTCATCCAGACCTGGAGTTTACTTTTATCAACCAGCATTTGAAACTGAGAGAACTATTAGTCAATCCTGAGACGACTCTCCAAAAATACATTGATTTTCCTAAGGGCAATTCCAGCTTAAAAGATGATTTATTGCTTTTTAAGGAGCATTTGAGGTTTTGA
- a CDS encoding PKD domain-containing protein, translated as MKTIFFKLGLLFFFSTLIFTSRSFGQIKADKNAGCLPLVVIFEIENFDVESVEWQTEDGQSSTAKKPTFIFEKAGEWGVYAVLTLNTGIIDTVQYESLITVNERPLVDFSIENHVSCIGEEILFNNLTTNADSYLWSFGDGNQSTEENPSHQYQASGKYTVSLTAKIDGECQEIKVMENVIEIHEVNKNSFSASSYVQCLSDKEPIIFSFDEEVSHVSWDFGDGTVKNGSYVEYSYSTVGAYKVEVSYINEFGCSISTSLDSLINVGEIESPKMEVSESSICLGEEVTLKALHPSNTGFEWEINGKQYEGKKVSLGFSEIGDIAVKLTYFNDFGCSVSIFDEALLNVQEVEAVEIDYDQTIGCEPFDFVAVNRTPGAVDYAWKVNGETINGVELNYTFDQAGDYNIVAVTHYESGCQIETELVDRVQVFKRETNIKVNEWRGCAPFTPEIALLNENATDIKWTIGEKQLDGENVNYEFKNPGVYFPIVSYTNAKGCKVDYEFETPLIVFDNDIDLAEPEVIESCTYTEVHFSGDMGYDFWEWDFGDGKKSNERYPIHSYSAAGNYQVSLTTNNKNGCRTTIENYNIIEIPDLEVETNMEVTEGEECGFFSVLVVANLEDWQSARWYYNESLISTESELHASFISLGDVGITLSVGSEGECTKSKAIMVPNPWTDCENPELEGDLDEQESDSPIGKFNFSSCNVPYSIDLVNPIPEADKFEWRFKDGTTHSKQDFKQSFHEIGEYTIGYWAKIERDSFVFVEDYITVNIQQSEIDFDYELQKYCEGYEIILNPENTEFENYRWKMNNRPIELSDGGRYWVEKEGLYSISLSASGQNSCATTKIKNVYIGNQENRFSFPNSLCLGEGFTIEHTLIGFNSIKWDMGNGVLIDDFNIPYVFDARGEYQVKAIATDYEGCESIFDLPQQIIVKNPIAEFTANKRSGCGETTIQFQNKSQDAVEWFWDFGNGETSTEENPKVTFIPGSYTVTLTSTNGECSKTSTEAEFIQIDDLTSDFSFEFDQSCLPVTVSFQDQSVNATSWQWDFGDGTTSTDQNPTHIYFEAPKRSVKLIIENENGCKLSIKKPMNFIFSANFEVDKKQICQDDIVEFSAKSDDAVSWFWDFGDGNSSTERNPQHQFQSAGIFDVQLIAENNSGCADTVLMQQYIEVTPYKADFKLAESIESNCVPVQVSFQDLSDGAESYFWDFGDGQTSRVANPVHLYNSVGNFDVSLVITNKLGCQDTLTKEQFVNVSGPQTAFEIEEKTVCLPNTANFTDVSSSAVKWTWIFGDGNTSHEQNPQHFYEKAGVYDVTLVAENVEGCEQTFRMKGIKVLPTPKVDFDMEISGECYPVEVRLTNKSSNLLKASYFWEFGDGQSSTEKDPTVLIEKTGTFNVTLTVKNDKGCPVSYTHANQILVRDTVRHIEADLNQILVENNNVQFELKPFSFNNISHYNVYRDSPTGFHLLQKIDLSGSVNQRIMYDDKSCRPQEMSHEYIFQAVSFCADTLEKEHLTVFNTMFLHSESQENNQRYIEWNSSKGFQVDNQRIFRKLKGEEQWHEIAVLEDNALRFLDQEDLCPGIYEYRVGAFEQNSLRSISNYVEFEVTDEIYVNQVAEIKNTTVMETGEVFTEWSIPEEGRGRITSFEIYRSENGEDFEYFDTVEPHEQFYIDEESDTENHTYTYQVKVINDCSIDTESSEESNTVLLQKDVQFRKYELRWNAFKGWEEGVKKYVIQRLNENGEWETVEEVSGDKLKTIIRDTKD; from the coding sequence ATGAAAACTATATTTTTTAAACTTGGATTGCTGTTTTTTTTCAGCACGCTTATTTTTACCTCTCGATCTTTTGGTCAGATTAAAGCAGATAAAAATGCTGGATGTTTGCCATTAGTGGTGATTTTCGAAATTGAGAATTTTGATGTTGAATCAGTAGAATGGCAAACAGAAGATGGACAGTCTTCGACAGCTAAAAAACCTACATTTATTTTTGAAAAAGCAGGGGAATGGGGTGTTTATGCAGTTCTCACTTTAAATACAGGAATTATTGATACCGTTCAATATGAGAGTCTTATCACTGTTAATGAAAGACCTTTAGTGGACTTTTCCATAGAAAACCATGTGAGTTGTATAGGTGAGGAAATCTTATTTAATAATTTAACCACAAATGCTGATTCTTACTTATGGTCTTTTGGTGATGGAAATCAATCAACAGAAGAAAATCCTAGTCATCAATACCAAGCATCTGGAAAGTATACAGTTTCTCTTACCGCAAAAATAGATGGTGAATGTCAGGAAATCAAAGTAATGGAAAATGTCATCGAAATCCATGAAGTAAACAAAAATTCATTTTCAGCTAGCAGCTACGTACAATGTCTCTCAGACAAGGAACCCATCATTTTTTCGTTTGATGAAGAAGTTAGTCACGTGAGTTGGGATTTTGGTGATGGTACTGTCAAAAATGGCTCCTATGTTGAATATTCATATAGTACTGTAGGAGCATATAAGGTTGAAGTTTCTTATATAAATGAATTTGGATGTTCCATATCGACAAGTTTGGATTCCTTAATCAATGTTGGTGAAATTGAGTCACCCAAAATGGAAGTGAGCGAGAGCTCTATCTGTCTAGGTGAAGAGGTCACACTTAAAGCCCTTCATCCTTCAAATACTGGATTTGAATGGGAGATTAATGGAAAGCAATATGAAGGCAAAAAAGTGAGCTTAGGTTTTTCTGAAATTGGCGACATTGCAGTTAAATTAACTTATTTTAATGATTTTGGATGCTCAGTGTCTATTTTTGACGAAGCACTTTTAAATGTTCAGGAGGTTGAAGCTGTAGAGATTGACTACGATCAAACGATAGGCTGTGAGCCTTTTGATTTTGTGGCCGTGAACAGGACTCCTGGTGCTGTGGACTATGCTTGGAAAGTAAATGGAGAAACTATTAACGGTGTCGAATTGAATTACACTTTTGACCAAGCTGGTGATTATAATATTGTAGCTGTTACGCATTACGAAAGCGGTTGTCAAATCGAAACAGAACTTGTAGACAGGGTTCAAGTATTTAAAAGGGAAACAAATATAAAGGTCAATGAGTGGCGAGGCTGTGCTCCATTTACTCCTGAAATAGCCTTACTGAATGAAAATGCTACAGATATCAAGTGGACTATTGGAGAAAAACAATTGGATGGTGAAAATGTAAATTATGAATTTAAAAATCCTGGAGTCTATTTTCCGATCGTTTCATATACAAATGCCAAGGGTTGTAAGGTCGATTATGAATTTGAAACGCCATTAATTGTTTTTGATAATGATATTGATTTAGCAGAACCTGAAGTTATTGAATCTTGCACTTACACTGAAGTCCATTTCAGCGGAGACATGGGATATGATTTTTGGGAGTGGGATTTTGGAGATGGAAAAAAGTCAAATGAACGTTATCCAATACATAGTTATAGTGCAGCAGGAAATTACCAAGTTTCTTTGACTACAAACAATAAGAATGGCTGCAGAACTACAATAGAGAATTACAATATAATTGAAATCCCTGATTTGGAAGTAGAGACAAATATGGAAGTTACTGAAGGGGAAGAATGTGGGTTTTTTAGCGTTCTTGTTGTCGCCAATTTGGAAGACTGGCAATCCGCTAGATGGTATTATAATGAAAGCCTGATTAGTACTGAGTCTGAGTTGCATGCTTCCTTTATTTCATTGGGAGACGTAGGGATAACCTTAAGTGTAGGAAGCGAAGGAGAATGTACCAAATCAAAAGCGATAATGGTTCCGAATCCCTGGACTGATTGTGAGAATCCTGAATTGGAGGGTGATTTAGACGAACAAGAAAGTGATAGTCCCATTGGCAAATTTAACTTTTCAAGTTGTAACGTTCCATATTCCATAGATTTAGTAAATCCCATTCCGGAGGCAGATAAATTTGAGTGGAGGTTTAAAGATGGAACAACTCATTCTAAGCAAGATTTTAAGCAATCTTTCCATGAAATAGGTGAATATACCATAGGATATTGGGCTAAAATTGAAAGAGATAGTTTTGTGTTTGTGGAAGATTATATTACAGTCAATATTCAACAATCAGAAATTGACTTTGATTACGAGCTTCAAAAATATTGTGAAGGTTATGAGATCATCTTAAATCCAGAAAACACTGAATTTGAGAATTATAGATGGAAAATGAATAATCGCCCAATAGAATTATCTGATGGCGGCAGATATTGGGTTGAAAAGGAAGGGCTGTATTCAATAAGTCTGTCAGCAAGCGGTCAGAACAGCTGTGCAACCACTAAAATAAAAAATGTATATATAGGTAATCAAGAAAATCGATTTAGCTTTCCAAATTCTTTATGCTTAGGAGAAGGATTCACTATAGAGCATACGCTTATTGGCTTTAATTCTATAAAATGGGATATGGGAAATGGAGTTTTAATTGATGATTTCAATATCCCTTACGTTTTTGATGCAAGAGGTGAGTATCAGGTTAAAGCTATTGCTACAGATTACGAAGGCTGTGAGTCAATTTTTGATTTACCGCAACAGATTATTGTCAAAAATCCTATTGCAGAATTTACAGCAAATAAAAGGAGTGGTTGTGGCGAGACCACCATACAGTTTCAAAATAAATCGCAAGATGCTGTAGAATGGTTCTGGGACTTTGGAAATGGTGAAACAAGTACGGAAGAAAATCCAAAAGTCACCTTCATCCCCGGCTCGTACACAGTGACGCTTACTTCCACAAATGGTGAGTGCAGTAAGACAAGTACTGAAGCTGAATTTATTCAAATTGATGACTTGACTAGTGATTTTAGTTTTGAATTTGATCAAAGCTGTTTGCCTGTAACAGTATCCTTTCAAGATCAAAGTGTAAATGCTACTTCATGGCAATGGGATTTTGGTGATGGAACCACTTCCACTGATCAAAACCCTACCCATATCTATTTTGAAGCACCTAAAAGGAGCGTTAAATTAATAATTGAAAATGAAAATGGATGTAAGCTTAGCATTAAGAAGCCGATGAACTTTATTTTCAGTGCTAATTTTGAAGTAGACAAGAAGCAGATTTGCCAGGACGATATCGTTGAATTCTCAGCCAAAAGTGATGATGCAGTGAGTTGGTTTTGGGATTTTGGAGATGGAAACTCCAGTACTGAAAGAAATCCCCAGCATCAATTTCAAAGTGCTGGAATATTTGATGTTCAATTAATTGCTGAAAATAATAGTGGCTGTGCTGATACAGTCTTGATGCAACAATACATTGAAGTAACGCCATACAAAGCAGATTTTAAGTTAGCTGAATCCATAGAGTCAAATTGTGTACCTGTTCAAGTAAGCTTTCAGGATTTATCTGATGGAGCAGAAAGTTACTTCTGGGATTTCGGGGATGGTCAAACCTCCAGAGTAGCAAATCCTGTACATTTATATAATTCAGTTGGAAACTTTGATGTAAGTTTAGTGATTACCAATAAGCTGGGGTGTCAGGACACCTTAACAAAAGAACAATTTGTGAATGTAAGTGGACCGCAAACAGCCTTTGAAATTGAAGAAAAGACAGTTTGCCTCCCTAATACAGCAAATTTCACTGATGTTTCCAGCAGTGCTGTTAAGTGGACATGGATTTTCGGAGATGGAAATACTTCACATGAACAAAATCCTCAGCATTTCTATGAGAAAGCTGGTGTTTATGATGTTACACTAGTTGCTGAAAATGTAGAAGGATGCGAACAGACTTTTAGGATGAAAGGAATAAAAGTTCTACCAACCCCAAAAGTAGATTTTGATATGGAAATTTCAGGGGAATGTTATCCTGTTGAAGTCCGATTGACTAACAAAAGTAGTAACCTATTAAAAGCATCATACTTTTGGGAGTTTGGTGACGGACAGAGCTCTACTGAAAAAGACCCAACTGTGTTAATTGAAAAGACAGGAACATTTAATGTGACTTTAACAGTAAAAAATGATAAGGGTTGCCCAGTAAGTTATACACATGCAAATCAGATTTTAGTACGAGACACCGTAAGGCACATTGAAGCTGACTTAAATCAAATTTTAGTGGAGAATAATAATGTCCAATTTGAGTTAAAGCCTTTTAGCTTCAATAATATTTCTCATTATAATGTGTATCGGGACAGTCCAACTGGTTTCCATTTATTGCAAAAAATTGATTTATCGGGAAGTGTAAATCAAAGAATTATGTATGATGACAAAAGTTGCAGACCGCAAGAAATGTCTCATGAATATATTTTTCAAGCGGTTTCTTTCTGCGCAGATACTTTAGAAAAAGAGCATCTAACTGTTTTCAATACCATGTTTTTACATAGTGAAAGTCAGGAAAACAATCAACGATATATTGAATGGAATTCATCAAAGGGATTTCAAGTAGATAATCAGCGAATATTTAGAAAGCTAAAAGGAGAAGAGCAATGGCATGAAATTGCAGTTTTAGAAGATAATGCTCTTCGTTTTCTGGATCAAGAAGATTTATGTCCAGGTATTTATGAATATAGGGTTGGAGCTTTTGAGCAGAACAGTTTGCGTTCGATTAGTAATTATGTTGAATTTGAAGTCACCGATGAGATATACGTAAATCAAGTGGCCGAAATTAAAAACACTACGGTGATGGAAACAGGTGAGGTTTTCACCGAATGGAGCATTCCAGAAGAGGGGAGAGGCAGGATTACTTCATTTGAAATTTACCGAAGTGAGAATGGAGAGGATTTTGAATATTTTGATACTGTAGAACCACATGAGCAATTTTATATTGATGAAGAAAGTGATACCGAGAATCATACTTATACCTATCAAGTTAAAGTCATAAATGATTGTTCGATTGATACGGAGAGCAGTGAGGAAAGCAATACGGTACTTTTACAAAAAGATGTTCAGTTTAGAAAATACGAATTGAGGTGGAATGCCTTTAAAGGCTGGGAAGAAGGAGTTAAAAAATATGTGATCCAACGTCTGAACGAAAATGGAGAATGGGAAACTGTGGAGGAAGTCTCTGGGGATAAATTGAAAACGATTATTCGGGATACAAAGGATTAA